A window of Juglans regia cultivar Chandler chromosome 7, Walnut 2.0, whole genome shotgun sequence contains these coding sequences:
- the LOC108982334 gene encoding crocetin glucosyltransferase, chloroplastic-like, whose amino-acid sequence MSHNFTDLAYLATRLQYSQTLTPHPQAPPCTTTTTMEKYPHVLLVTFPAQGHINPALQFAKGLVRLGALVTLATSVSSYRRMTKTPAPQGLSFATYSDGYDDGFKPTTDDLEHYIFAIKHSGSKTLTDLIVSSANEGRPFQYLVYNMLLPWAGNVARELHLPSAVLWIQPATVLDIYYYYFNGYGDDIRKNGTDPSYSLQLPGLPLLYGRDLPSFLLGSNTYTFALPSFQEQFEALEKESNPRVLVNTFDGLEPEALRVIEKLNLSAVGPLIPSAFLDGKDPSDKAFGGDLFQGSKEYYIEWLNSKPNSSVIYVSFGSMAVLAKQQMEEMARGLLDCGRPFLWVIRAKEKGEEETEEERLSCRKELEQKGMIVPWCSQVEVLSHPSLACFVTHCGWNSSLESLVTGVPVVAFPQWSDQGTNAKLIEDVWKTGLRVTANKDGIVEGDEIKRCLELVAGGGDRGEELRRNAKKWKELAREAAREGGSSYKNLKAFVEEIGGCLC is encoded by the coding sequence ATGTCCCACAACTTCACAGACCTGGCCTATCTTGCCACCAGACTGCAGTACTCTCAAACACTAACACCTCACCCTCAAGCACCAccttgcaccaccaccaccaccatggAGAAGTACCCCCACGTACTCCTCGTAACGTTCCCTGCGCAGGGCCATATAAACCCTGCTCTCCAGTTTGCCAAGGGCCTCGTTCGCTTGGGGGCGCTTGTCACCCTCGCTACCAGCGTCTCCTCCTACCGTCGCATGACCAAAACACCTGCTCCTCAAGGTTTGTCCTTCGCCACCTACTCCGATGGCTACGACGATGGGTTTAAGCCTACTACTGATGATTTAGAGCACTACATCTTCGCGATTAAGCACAGTGGCTCCAAAACTCTCACCGACCTCATCGTGTCCAGCGCAAACGAGGGCCGCCCCTTTCAGTACTTAGTGTACAACATGCTCCTGCCTTGGGCGGGGAACGTGGCCCGCGAACTTCACCTCCCGTCAGCAGTTCTCTGGATTCAACCTGCCACGGTTTTGGACATATACTACTACTACTTCAATGGCTATGGAGACGACATCAGGAAAAACGGCACTGATCCCTCGTACTCGTTACAATTACCGGGACTGCCGTTGCTCTATGGTCGTGACCTTCCCTCCTTTTTGCTTGGTTCAAATACGTATACTTTTGCACTCCCATCATTTCAAGAGCAATTCGAAGCACTCGAAAAAGAAAGCAACCCGAGAGTGCTTGTCAATACCTTTGATGGATTAGAGCCCGAAGCCTTGAGAGTGATCGAAAAACTTAATCTTTCTGCGGTTGGACCGCTGATTCCATCGGCCTTTTTGGACGGAAAGGATCCATCCGATAAAGCTTTTGGCGGAGATCTTTTCCAAGGCTCCAAGGAGTACTACATCGAATGGCTGAACTCCAAGCCTAACTCATCTGTCATTTACGTCTCGTTCGGGAGCATGGCGGTGCTAGCAAAGCAGCAGATGGAGGAAATGGCACGCGGATTGTTGGATTGCGGCCGTCCCTTCTTGTGGGTCATAAGAGCCaaggaaaaaggagaagaagagacagaagaagagagattgagttGCAGAAAGGAATTGGAGCAAAAGGGAATGATAGTGCCATGGTGTTCTCAAGTGGAGGTTCTGTCACATCCTTCATTGGCATGCTTTGTGACTCATTGCGGATGGAATTCGAGTTTGGAGAGTTTGGTCACTGGGGTGCCAGTGGTTGCTTTCCCACAGTGGAGTGATCAAGGAACAAACGCAAAACTGATTGAAGATGTGTGGAAAACAGGCTTGAGGGTGACAGCAAACAAGGATGGCATTGTAGAAGGTGATGAGATCAAGAGGTGCTTGGAATTGGTAGCTGGAGGTGGGGATCGAGGGGAAGAATTGAGAAGGAATGCTAAGAAATGGAAGGAGTTGGCTAGGGAAGCTGCCAGGGAAGGTGGGTCTTCATACAAAAATCTTAAAGCTTTTGTGGAGGAGATTGGAGGATGTTTATGTTAA